In Delphinus delphis chromosome 18, mDelDel1.2, whole genome shotgun sequence, the following proteins share a genomic window:
- the CCDC70 gene encoding coiled-coil domain-containing protein 70: MFPFKVSKWKELACFHSLVVSSPSIRQKKLIHKMQEETVFREEMRHFREKTEGFREEMWNFRGKICAFRGQILGIWEDERPFWEEEKTFWKEEKAFWEMEKSFWEEEKAFWKKYRIFWKEDKAFWKEDNALWERDRNLLQEDKALWGEEKALWEEESALPEEEKALWWKGVLRLWRSRGWQGGTATS, from the coding sequence ATGTTTCCCTTCAAGGTGAGTAAGTGGAAGGAGCTTGCCTGCTTCCACTCACTGGTGGTCTCCTCACCCAGCATTCGCCAGAAGAAACTAATCCACAAGATGCAGGAAGAAACGGTGTTTCGGGAAGAGATGAGACACTTCCGTGAGAAGAcagaaggcttcagggaagagatGTGGAATTTCCGTGGCAAGATCTGCGCTTTCAGGGGCCAGATCTTGGGCATTTGGGAAGACGAGAGACCTTTCTGGGAAGAGgagaaaaccttctggaaagaggAAAAAGCCTTCTGGGAAATGGAAAAATCTTTCTGGGAAGAAGAGAAAGCCTTTTGGAAAAAGTACCGAATCTTCTGGAAGGAAGATAAGGCCTTCTGGAAGGAGGACAATGCCTTGTGGGAAAGAGACAGGAACCTCCTTCAGGAGGACAAGGCCCTGTGGGGGGAAGAAAAGGCCCTGTGGGAGGAGGAAAGCGCCCTTCCGGAGGAGGAGAAGGCCCTCTGGTGGAAGGGGGTGCTCAGGCTGTGGAGAAGCAGAGGCTGGCAGGGGGGCACTGCAACGTCATGA